One genomic segment of Terrihabitans soli includes these proteins:
- the glnT gene encoding type III glutamate--ammonia ligase — translation MAVDLGKTAKERKIKYFLISYTDLFGTQRAKLVPAAAINEMAKAGAGFAGFATWLDMTPADSDMFAVPDPDTLIQLPWKPEVGWMAADLFMDGKIVEQAPRTVLKRQTEKAKKLGYELKTGVECEFFLTAADGTTISDGADKQEKPCYDQSALMRRYDVISEICDAMLALGWKPYQNDHEDANGQFEMNWNYDHALITADRHAFFKFLVKSVAEKHGLRATFMPKPFSNLTGNGCHAHVSLWRGKTNLFEDAKGDLGVSKLGYNFIGGLIHNAEALCALTNPTVNSYKRINAPRTTSGATWSPNTITYAGNNRTHMIRIPEGGRFEFRLADGAANPYLLQAGLLAAGLDGITNKRDPGKRLDINMYTEGHTVKGAKKLPLNLLDALRALESSKVLGAALGDFVPSYLKLKSDEWNAYARHLTEWERETTLDC, via the coding sequence ATGGCAGTCGATCTGGGCAAGACCGCAAAAGAGCGGAAGATCAAATACTTCCTTATCTCCTATACCGATCTCTTTGGCACGCAGCGCGCAAAGCTCGTTCCTGCCGCCGCCATCAATGAGATGGCCAAAGCCGGAGCCGGCTTTGCCGGCTTCGCCACCTGGCTCGATATGACGCCCGCGGACTCGGATATGTTCGCGGTTCCCGATCCCGACACGCTGATCCAGCTGCCGTGGAAGCCGGAAGTCGGCTGGATGGCCGCCGATCTTTTCATGGACGGCAAAATCGTCGAACAGGCGCCGCGCACGGTGCTGAAGCGGCAGACCGAGAAAGCCAAGAAGCTTGGCTACGAATTGAAGACCGGCGTCGAGTGCGAATTCTTCCTCACCGCCGCCGACGGCACGACGATTTCCGACGGAGCCGATAAACAGGAAAAGCCCTGCTACGACCAGTCGGCGCTGATGCGCCGCTATGATGTGATTTCGGAAATTTGCGACGCCATGCTGGCGCTGGGCTGGAAGCCCTATCAGAACGACCACGAGGACGCGAACGGCCAGTTCGAAATGAACTGGAATTACGATCACGCGCTCATCACCGCCGACCGCCACGCCTTCTTCAAATTCCTGGTCAAATCGGTCGCCGAGAAACACGGCCTGCGCGCGACCTTTATGCCGAAGCCTTTTTCGAATCTCACAGGCAATGGCTGCCACGCCCATGTCTCGCTGTGGAGGGGCAAGACGAACCTCTTCGAGGATGCCAAGGGCGATCTCGGCGTCTCCAAGCTCGGCTATAATTTCATCGGCGGTCTCATCCACAATGCCGAGGCGCTCTGTGCGCTGACCAATCCGACCGTCAACTCCTACAAGCGCATCAACGCGCCGCGCACGACCTCGGGCGCGACCTGGTCGCCGAATACGATCACCTATGCCGGCAATAACCGCACGCATATGATCCGTATTCCCGAAGGCGGGCGTTTTGAATTCCGCCTCGCCGACGGCGCCGCCAATCCCTATCTGCTGCAGGCCGGGCTTCTCGCGGCGGGCCTCGACGGCATCACCAACAAGCGCGATCCCGGCAAGCGGCTCGATATCAACATGTACACCGAGGGTCATACGGTGAAGGGCGCGAAGAAGCTGCCGCTGAACCTGCTCGATGCGCTGCGCGCGCTCGAAAGCTCGAAAGTGCTCGGCGCGGCGCTCGGCGATTTCGTGCCGTCTTATCTCAAGCTGAAATCCGACGAGTGGAACGCCTATGCGCGCCATCTGACGGAATGGGAACGCGAGACGACACTCGACTGCTGA
- a CDS encoding FMN-binding glutamate synthase family protein, which yields MRARTEMDAPVKPPHTTPRSSATFDSYAISEIQRAAATGIYDIRGGGAKRKLPHFDDLLFVGASISRYPLEGYREKCGTDVVLGTRFAKKPIHLKIPVTIAGMSFGALSGPAKEALGRGASTVGTSTTTGDGGMTPEERGHSSALVYQLLPSRYGMNPDDLRKADAIEIVIGQGAKPGGGGMLLGQKISPRVAKMRTLPEGIDQRSACRHPDWTGPDDLEIKIEELREITDWEKPIYVKVGASRPYYDTALAVKAGADVVVLDGMQGGTAATQEVFIENVGLPILAAIRPAVQALQELGMHRKVQLIVSGGIRNGADVAKALALGADAVAIGTAALIALGDNDPRFEDEYRKLGTTAGAYDDWHEGRDPAGITTQDPDLAARFDPVAGGRRLANYLSVLTLEAQTIARACGKSHVHNLEPEDLVALTVEAAAMARVPLAGTNWIPGQGF from the coding sequence ATGCGGGCGCGTACTGAGATGGACGCGCCGGTCAAACCGCCCCACACCACGCCGCGCTCAAGTGCGACGTTCGACAGCTACGCGATCTCGGAAATCCAGCGCGCCGCGGCGACCGGCATTTACGACATTCGCGGTGGCGGCGCGAAACGCAAGCTCCCCCATTTCGACGATCTTCTCTTCGTCGGCGCGTCGATCTCGCGCTATCCGCTCGAAGGCTATCGCGAGAAATGCGGCACCGATGTCGTGCTCGGAACGCGGTTCGCCAAAAAGCCGATCCATCTGAAAATTCCGGTAACGATTGCCGGCATGAGCTTCGGCGCGCTGTCGGGCCCGGCGAAGGAAGCGCTCGGCCGCGGCGCCTCGACGGTCGGAACCTCGACCACCACGGGCGATGGCGGCATGACGCCGGAAGAGCGCGGGCATTCCTCCGCACTCGTCTATCAGCTGTTGCCGTCGCGCTACGGCATGAACCCGGACGATCTCCGCAAAGCCGATGCCATCGAGATCGTCATCGGTCAGGGCGCCAAGCCCGGCGGCGGCGGCATGCTGCTCGGCCAGAAGATTTCGCCGCGCGTGGCTAAGATGCGCACGCTGCCCGAAGGCATCGATCAGCGCTCGGCCTGCCGCCATCCCGATTGGACGGGCCCGGACGATCTTGAAATCAAGATCGAGGAATTGCGTGAGATCACCGATTGGGAAAAGCCGATTTATGTGAAAGTCGGCGCCTCGCGTCCTTATTACGATACGGCGCTTGCGGTGAAGGCCGGCGCCGATGTCGTCGTGCTCGACGGCATGCAGGGCGGCACGGCGGCCACCCAGGAAGTTTTCATCGAGAATGTCGGCCTGCCGATCCTCGCTGCGATCCGTCCCGCGGTGCAGGCGCTGCAGGAACTCGGCATGCACCGCAAGGTTCAGCTCATCGTCTCGGGCGGCATCCGCAACGGTGCTGATGTGGCGAAGGCGCTTGCTCTTGGAGCGGATGCGGTCGCCATCGGCACGGCGGCGCTGATTGCGCTCGGCGACAACGATCCGCGTTTCGAGGATGAATACCGCAAGCTCGGCACCACGGCCGGTGCTTACGATGACTGGCATGAAGGTCGCGACCCGGCGGGCATCACGACGCAGGATCCCGATCTTGCGGCGCGTTTCGACCCCGTTGCAGGCGGGCGGCGCCTCGCCAATTATCTTTCCGTATTGACGCTGGAGGCGCAGACCATCGCGCGCGCCTGCGGCAAGAGCCATGTCCACAATCTCGAACCGGAGGACCTTGTGGCCCTGACGGTCGAGGCGGCAGCCATGGCGCGCGTGCCTTTGGCCGGCACGAATTGGATACCGGGCCAAGGGTTTTAA
- a CDS encoding protein glxC: MPVVDLSEMPLRELNSQLHALPQDTNETHWQVKNPEGRHAVAVGLDAPVTVEIDGHVGYYCAGMNKTATVIVAGNAGVGVAENMMSGTVHIKGDASQSAGATGQGGLLVIDGNASARCGISMKGIDIVVKGSIGPMSAFMAQAGNLVVLGDAGEALGDSIYEARLFVRGSVKSLGADCEEKPVTDEDRNVLRDLLKRASADVSAEDFKLYGSARRLYHFHVDNAGAY, encoded by the coding sequence ATGCCAGTCGTCGATCTCTCTGAGATGCCGCTGCGCGAGCTGAACAGTCAGTTGCATGCGCTGCCGCAGGATACGAACGAAACGCACTGGCAGGTGAAAAATCCCGAAGGCCGTCATGCGGTCGCGGTCGGCCTCGATGCGCCCGTCACAGTCGAGATCGACGGCCATGTCGGCTATTATTGCGCGGGCATGAATAAGACCGCGACCGTTATCGTTGCTGGCAATGCCGGGGTCGGCGTTGCCGAAAACATGATGTCCGGCACCGTGCACATCAAAGGCGATGCCAGCCAGTCGGCGGGTGCGACGGGGCAGGGCGGACTGCTCGTCATCGACGGAAATGCCTCGGCGCGTTGCGGCATTTCGATGAAGGGAATCGACATTGTCGTTAAAGGCTCGATCGGCCCGATGAGCGCGTTCATGGCGCAGGCCGGCAATCTTGTCGTGCTCGGCGATGCGGGCGAAGCGCTCGGCGATTCCATTTATGAAGCGAGGCTCTTCGTGCGCGGTTCGGTCAAAAGCCTCGGCGCCGATTGCGAAGAAAAGCCGGTGACGGACGAAGATCGCAATGTCCTTCGCGATCTTCTGAAGCGCGCCTCGGCCGATGTTTCAGCCGAGGACTTCAAGCTCTATGGCTCGGCGCGCCGCCTCTATCATTTCCATGTCGACAATGCGGGCGCGTACTGA
- a CDS encoding class II glutamine amidotransferase, producing MCGIVGLFLKDKSLEPKLGEMLSGMLTVMCDRGPDSAGFAVYGAGQGTEVKLTLRSSDGQSIDGLKADLEKALGLKLNATQRDTHLVVAIPSDKEEATRVFLSKARPDVKVVGAGQRMELFKEVGLPSDVADRFGLSAMSGTHGIGHTRMATESAVTTNGAHPFSTGADQCLVHNGSLSNHNAVRRTLVREGVSIETENDSEVAAGYLTWKMRDGASLKQALESSLDDLDGFYTFVVGTETGFAVLRDPIACKPAVMAETDGYVAFGSEYRALAGLPGIETARVWEPEPATVYAWERQ from the coding sequence ATGTGCGGGATCGTCGGACTGTTTCTGAAAGACAAATCGCTGGAGCCGAAGCTCGGCGAAATGCTGTCGGGCATGCTCACCGTGATGTGCGATCGCGGGCCGGATTCGGCGGGCTTTGCCGTCTACGGCGCGGGCCAGGGCACGGAGGTGAAGTTGACGCTTCGCTCCTCGGACGGCCAATCCATCGACGGCCTCAAAGCCGATCTCGAAAAGGCGCTCGGCCTCAAACTCAACGCCACGCAGCGCGACACCCATCTCGTCGTGGCTATTCCTTCTGACAAAGAAGAAGCGACGCGCGTATTTCTTTCCAAAGCCCGGCCGGATGTGAAAGTCGTCGGCGCCGGCCAACGCATGGAGCTGTTCAAAGAGGTCGGCCTGCCGTCCGACGTCGCCGACCGCTTCGGCCTTTCGGCGATGAGCGGCACGCACGGCATCGGCCATACGCGTATGGCGACGGAAAGCGCGGTGACGACGAACGGCGCGCATCCGTTCTCGACCGGCGCCGATCAATGCCTCGTCCATAACGGCTCGCTGTCGAACCACAACGCCGTGCGCCGCACTCTGGTGCGCGAAGGCGTATCCATCGAAACCGAAAACGATTCGGAAGTCGCCGCCGGATACCTCACCTGGAAAATGCGCGACGGCGCCAGCCTGAAACAGGCGCTTGAATCCAGCCTCGACGATCTCGACGGTTTCTATACGTTCGTTGTCGGTACGGAGACGGGTTTTGCCGTGCTGCGCGATCCCATCGCTTGCAAGCCCGCGGTGATGGCCGAGACGGATGGCTATGTCGCGTTCGGTTCGGAATATCGCGCGCTTGCCGGTCTTCCCGGTATCGAGACGGCGCGCGTCTGGGAGCCGGAACCCGCGACCGTCTACGCCTGGGAGCGTCAGTGA
- a CDS encoding helix-turn-helix domain-containing protein, giving the protein MSQTDDADLATGSSAPAEQNRTLEKTLGGQVRSLRRQLDLSVADLAAAAGISAGMLSKIENGQISASLNTLQAIAAALSAPMSSLFAPFDEKRDCSFVKSGQGVAIERRGSKVGHVYQLLGAVLGGDVVVEPYLITLREDAVPYAGFRHAGTEFIYMISGEVVYRHGDQTYRLTPGDSILFDSAALHGPEELVKAPMTYLSIIVYPRP; this is encoded by the coding sequence GTGTCCCAGACCGATGATGCGGACCTTGCCACCGGCTCCAGTGCGCCGGCCGAGCAGAACCGCACGCTTGAGAAGACGCTTGGCGGTCAGGTGCGCAGCCTGAGGCGGCAGCTCGACCTGTCGGTGGCGGATCTTGCCGCTGCGGCCGGTATCTCCGCCGGCATGCTGTCGAAGATCGAGAACGGCCAGATCTCGGCCTCGCTGAACACGCTTCAGGCCATAGCGGCTGCCCTTTCGGCCCCGATGAGCTCCCTGTTCGCCCCGTTCGACGAGAAGCGGGATTGCTCTTTTGTCAAATCAGGACAAGGAGTTGCTATCGAGCGGCGGGGCTCGAAAGTCGGCCATGTCTACCAGCTTCTCGGTGCGGTTCTCGGCGGCGATGTCGTGGTCGAGCCCTATCTGATCACCCTCCGGGAAGACGCCGTCCCCTATGCCGGCTTCCGCCATGCCGGGACCGAGTTCATCTATATGATCTCGGGCGAGGTGGTTTACCGGCACGGCGATCAGACCTACCGGCTGACCCCGGGGGATTCGATCCTGTTCGATTCGGCGGCCCTTCATGGCCCGGAAGAGCTGGTCAAAGCCCCGATGACCTATCTTTCGATCATCGTCTATCCGCGCCCCTGA
- a CDS encoding sarcosine oxidase subunit beta family protein yields MRYSLFSLARNALTGHRDWQPAWRDAEPKASYDIVVIGGGHGLATAYYLAEKYGLSNIAVLEKGYIGSGNIGRNTTIVRSNYLLPGNIPFYELSMKLWEGLEQDLNYNVMVSQRGVLNVFHSDAQRDAYARRGNAMRLHGVDAELLDREGVKKLYPFLNFDNARFPIQGGLLQPRGGTVRHDAVAWGYARAASDRGVDICQNCEVTGFRIENGQAVGVETNKGFIGAKKVAVSVAGNSSRVMGMAGLRLPIEAHVIQAMVTEGLKPIIPGVITFGAGHFYISQSDKGGLVFGGDLDGYNSYAQRGNLPVIEDVCEGGMALMPSIGRARVLRHWGGLLDMSMDGSPIIDKTPVGGIFLNCGWNYGGFKATPASGLCFAHLVATGEPHPVATAFRLDRFATGNLIDEKGQGAQPNLH; encoded by the coding sequence ATGCGCTATTCCCTCTTCAGCCTTGCCCGGAATGCACTCACCGGACACCGGGACTGGCAGCCGGCCTGGCGCGATGCCGAGCCTAAGGCGAGCTACGATATCGTCGTGATCGGCGGCGGGCACGGTCTCGCGACCGCCTATTACCTCGCCGAAAAATACGGCCTCTCCAATATCGCCGTTCTCGAGAAGGGCTATATCGGCTCCGGCAATATCGGCCGTAACACGACGATTGTCCGCTCCAATTACCTTCTGCCCGGCAATATCCCCTTCTACGAACTCTCGATGAAGCTCTGGGAGGGGTTGGAGCAGGATCTCAACTACAATGTCATGGTCAGCCAGCGCGGCGTGCTGAATGTTTTTCATTCCGACGCTCAGCGCGACGCCTATGCCCGCCGCGGCAATGCCATGCGCCTGCACGGCGTCGATGCCGAACTCCTCGACCGCGAGGGCGTGAAGAAGCTCTATCCCTTCCTCAATTTCGACAATGCGCGCTTTCCCATTCAGGGCGGTCTCCTGCAGCCGCGCGGCGGCACGGTGCGCCATGATGCGGTCGCCTGGGGCTATGCACGCGCGGCGTCCGACCGTGGCGTCGATATCTGCCAGAACTGCGAGGTCACGGGCTTTCGCATCGAGAACGGACAGGCCGTCGGCGTCGAAACCAATAAAGGCTTTATCGGTGCCAAGAAGGTCGCCGTCTCGGTCGCCGGCAATTCCTCGCGCGTGATGGGAATGGCAGGCTTGCGCCTGCCGATCGAAGCGCATGTCATCCAGGCCATGGTGACGGAGGGTTTGAAGCCCATCATTCCCGGCGTCATTACATTCGGCGCGGGGCATTTCTATATCAGCCAGTCCGACAAAGGCGGGCTTGTCTTCGGCGGCGATCTCGACGGCTATAACTCCTACGCCCAGCGCGGCAATCTTCCGGTGATCGAAGATGTCTGCGAAGGCGGCATGGCGCTGATGCCCTCCATCGGCCGCGCGCGTGTTCTACGCCATTGGGGCGGCCTGCTCGACATGTCGATGGACGGTTCACCGATCATCGACAAGACGCCGGTGGGCGGCATCTTCCTCAATTGCGGCTGGAACTATGGCGGCTTCAAAGCAACGCCGGCCTCCGGCCTTTGCTTTGCGCATCTTGTTGCGACGGGCGAACCGCATCCTGTCGCCACAGCTTTCCGTCTCGACCGTTTTGCCACTGGCAATCTCATCGATGAGAAGGGCCAGGGGGCGCAGCCGAATTTGCACTAA
- a CDS encoding sarcosine oxidase subunit delta yields MRLPCPYCGSRDLSEFTYLGDAKLKRPNPDGENAAAEFFDYAYLRDNPAGPHKEFWYHAQGCRSWLTVERDTRTHEILSAVLSSGAKA; encoded by the coding sequence ATGCGTCTTCCTTGTCCCTATTGCGGTTCGCGCGATCTCTCCGAGTTCACCTATCTCGGCGACGCGAAACTCAAACGCCCAAATCCAGACGGCGAGAATGCCGCGGCAGAATTTTTCGATTACGCCTATCTGCGCGACAATCCCGCCGGGCCGCATAAGGAATTCTGGTATCACGCGCAGGGGTGCCGCTCCTGGCTCACCGTCGAGCGCGATACGCGCACGCATGAAATTCTGAGCGCCGTTCTGTCCAGCGGAGCAAAGGCATGA